The Metabacillus litoralis genome contains a region encoding:
- the proC gene encoding pyrroline-5-carboxylate reductase translates to MERIGFIGAGSMAEAMVAGLIKGNVFQAEQIIVSNRSNSDRLDELSAKYGIKTTHDKEQLVKDASIIVLAMKPKDVKAALDGVQTLIKDHLIVSVLAGISIQTITAILGKKVSIVRAMPNTSAAIGKSATAIAGSDSVTMKQMKKCKSLFEAIGICKIVEENQLDAVTGLSGSGPAYIYYLVESMEKAAVEVGLDPFVARDLIVQTLLGASEMIAVSDKHPSQLRKEVTSPNGTTEAGISILKEKHVQEAVISCIKRATERSEELKAMFSEELVTNKK, encoded by the coding sequence ATGGAAAGAATCGGATTTATAGGAGCTGGCTCAATGGCTGAAGCCATGGTTGCAGGACTTATAAAAGGAAATGTGTTTCAAGCGGAGCAAATCATTGTGTCGAATCGCTCTAATTCAGATCGACTAGATGAATTATCAGCAAAGTACGGCATAAAAACGACTCATGATAAAGAACAATTAGTAAAAGATGCTTCCATTATCGTACTAGCAATGAAACCTAAAGATGTAAAAGCAGCTCTTGACGGTGTACAAACTTTAATCAAAGATCATCTTATTGTGTCTGTTTTAGCCGGGATTTCTATACAAACAATTACGGCTATTCTTGGAAAGAAAGTTTCTATCGTTAGGGCAATGCCAAATACATCTGCTGCTATTGGAAAATCAGCCACTGCTATTGCAGGAAGTGATTCTGTAACAATGAAGCAAATGAAAAAATGTAAATCTCTTTTTGAAGCAATCGGGATTTGTAAGATTGTTGAGGAGAATCAATTGGATGCTGTTACTGGGTTATCTGGAAGTGGTCCTGCCTATATTTATTATTTAGTAGAATCAATGGAGAAGGCTGCTGTTGAAGTAGGGTTAGACCCTTTTGTTGCCAGAGATTTAATTGTTCAAACCTTACTAGGGGCATCGGAAATGATTGCTGTTTCAGACAAACATCCATCTCAGCTAAGGAAGGAAGTAACAAGTCCGAATGGCACAACAGAGGCAGGAATATCCATCTTAAAGGAAAAACACGTTCAGGAAGCGGTCATATCATGTATCAAACGGGCAACAGAACGTTCAGAGGAATTAAAAGCAATGTTTTCTGAAGAGTTGGTCACTAATAAAAAGTAA
- a CDS encoding DUF3231 family protein codes for MSNFLEGTIEFIKTNLNNTTQRPLHIGEAMTLWTYSILLDEANAFCYIGKNTSDDQDIQKMLKDSIKNCAEQSNDVKQLMIKEGVPIPNATPPKPNSDTLDIPYGTKMSDEEIANGLIAKELAAINLCNGTLTQAIRNDVGAMFLKFYNEKVNSLLIVKTTMLERGWLKVPPSFAVTGHPNSSEGNK; via the coding sequence ATGTCTAATTTCCTTGAAGGTACAATTGAATTTATTAAAACAAATCTAAATAATACAACTCAACGACCACTGCATATTGGTGAAGCAATGACTTTGTGGACTTACTCCATTTTACTTGATGAAGCAAATGCTTTTTGCTACATCGGAAAAAATACATCAGATGATCAGGATATCCAGAAGATGTTAAAAGACAGCATTAAAAACTGTGCCGAACAATCAAACGATGTTAAACAGCTTATGATAAAAGAAGGCGTCCCCATCCCAAACGCAACTCCCCCAAAGCCAAACTCTGACACATTGGACATTCCTTATGGAACAAAGATGTCTGATGAAGAAATAGCAAATGGATTAATTGCAAAAGAGCTGGCAGCAATTAATTTATGTAATGGAACATTAACACAAGCTATCCGTAATGATGTGGGAGCTATGTTTTTGAAGTTCTATAATGAAAAAGTGAATTCTTTACTTATTGTTAAGACAACAATGCTTGAAAGAGGCTGGTTAAAAGTTCCTCCATCTTTTGCAGTAACCGGACACCCCAATTCTTCTGAAGGGAATAAGTAA
- a CDS encoding cysteine-rich CWC family protein: MEGVNMKKCPLCHNDNQCTVSKEPETCWCMTESFPKELLTSASKDSCICKKCVNDYKEKMTGENYILGVKR, translated from the coding sequence ATGGAAGGTGTAAATATGAAGAAGTGTCCCTTATGTCATAATGATAATCAATGTACAGTTTCTAAAGAACCAGAAACATGTTGGTGCATGACTGAATCATTTCCAAAAGAACTACTAACATCTGCTTCAAAAGATTCGTGTATTTGTAAAAAATGTGTGAATGATTATAAAGAAAAAATGACAGGGGAAAATTATATTCTTGGGGTGAAAAGGTGA
- the namA gene encoding NADPH dehydrogenase NamA, with translation MRTKLFQPYQIKDVTIKNRIVMSPMCMYSSTGQQGFVEDFHMTHYISRAVGQVGLIMIEATAVTPQGRISSQDLGIWSDDHLPQLKKLVSGIKEYGSKTAIQLAHAGRKATVDGEIFAPSAIPFDDHSKTPTAMTKEDIASTVQAFKDGARRAKEAGFDIIEIHGAHGYLINEFLSPLSNKREDEYGGSPENRYRLLSEVIDSVKEVWSGPLFVRISASDYHEEGLDVSDYVEFAKKMKEQGVDLIDVSSGAVVTAKINVFPGYQVRFAEKIKEEAKIATGAVGLITTGLQAEEILQNNRADLIFIARELLRDPYFPRTAAAQLKETLDPPKQYDRGW, from the coding sequence ATGAGAACGAAGCTTTTTCAACCTTATCAAATAAAAGATGTAACGATAAAGAACCGTATTGTTATGTCACCAATGTGTATGTATTCCTCAACAGGTCAACAAGGATTTGTTGAAGACTTTCATATGACCCATTATATTAGTCGTGCAGTAGGTCAAGTGGGGTTAATTATGATTGAAGCAACAGCTGTTACTCCACAAGGTCGAATTTCTTCTCAAGACCTAGGAATTTGGAGTGATGATCATCTTCCTCAACTAAAAAAACTAGTATCAGGTATAAAAGAATATGGCTCAAAAACTGCGATACAGCTTGCCCATGCCGGTCGTAAAGCTACGGTTGATGGCGAGATATTTGCTCCATCCGCTATCCCGTTTGATGATCATTCCAAAACACCCACAGCTATGACAAAAGAAGATATTGCATCCACCGTTCAAGCATTTAAAGATGGAGCGAGAAGAGCAAAAGAAGCTGGTTTTGACATTATTGAAATTCATGGAGCACACGGATATTTAATCAATGAATTTTTGTCTCCATTATCTAACAAACGTGAGGACGAATACGGAGGATCACCAGAAAATCGCTATCGTTTATTAAGCGAAGTAATCGATTCTGTAAAAGAAGTTTGGAGTGGCCCACTTTTTGTCCGGATTTCTGCTTCTGATTATCACGAGGAAGGATTAGATGTTTCAGATTACGTTGAATTTGCAAAGAAAATGAAGGAACAAGGTGTTGACTTAATCGATGTAAGTTCAGGAGCAGTTGTAACTGCCAAAATCAACGTGTTTCCAGGCTACCAAGTCCGTTTTGCTGAAAAAATTAAAGAAGAGGCAAAGATAGCGACGGGAGCGGTCGGACTTATTACGACCGGATTACAAGCAGAAGAAATATTACAAAATAATCGAGCAGATCTTATCTTTATTGCAAGAGAGTTGCTACGAGACCCTTATTTTCCAAGAACAGCAGCAGCTCAGCTTAAAGAAACGCTTGATCCCCCAAAACAGTATGACAGAGGTTGGTAA
- the rnz gene encoding ribonuclease Z — protein MNIMFLGTGAGIPAKARNVSSVALQLLEERNAVWLFDCGEATQHQILHTSIKPRKIEKIFITHMHGDHIYGLPGLISSRSFQGGETPLTIYGPKGIEEFVKISLSVSHTHLTYEIEFVEIENGIIFEDESFQVIAEKLEHGIDSYGYRVIEKDLPGPLLVEKLKNLGIPPGPIYQKVKKGGDIQLPNGSVINGDDFIGPKQKGRVVTILGDTRYTEKSIKLAEESDVLIHEATFSKEDQQLAYDYFHSTTMDAAKVASKSNAKKLILTHISSRYQTTEQHDLLLQEAKDTFPLTLIASDFMQIEIPKNS, from the coding sequence TTGAATATTATGTTTCTCGGTACAGGAGCCGGAATTCCTGCTAAAGCTCGGAATGTTTCGAGTGTAGCCCTCCAGTTATTAGAGGAGAGAAATGCAGTATGGTTATTTGATTGTGGTGAAGCGACGCAGCATCAAATCTTACATACTTCTATTAAGCCTAGAAAGATTGAGAAAATCTTTATTACACATATGCACGGTGATCATATTTACGGCTTACCAGGGTTAATTAGTTCAAGGTCATTTCAAGGTGGAGAAACCCCTTTAACGATATACGGACCTAAAGGAATAGAAGAGTTTGTAAAAATATCACTTTCTGTTAGCCACACACATTTAACTTATGAAATAGAATTTGTAGAAATTGAAAATGGTATTATTTTTGAGGATGAATCTTTTCAGGTTATTGCTGAAAAATTGGAGCATGGAATTGACTCATATGGATACCGAGTAATTGAAAAAGATTTACCGGGTCCCTTACTTGTTGAAAAACTCAAAAATCTCGGAATACCTCCTGGACCGATTTATCAAAAAGTTAAAAAGGGTGGAGACATTCAGTTACCAAATGGCTCAGTTATTAATGGAGACGATTTTATTGGGCCGAAACAAAAGGGAAGAGTTGTGACAATATTAGGGGACACCCGATACACCGAGAAAAGTATAAAACTTGCGGAAGAATCTGATGTGCTTATTCATGAAGCAACATTTTCTAAGGAAGATCAACAGCTTGCATATGATTATTTCCATTCAACGACAATGGATGCAGCTAAAGTTGCATCAAAATCTAATGCGAAAAAGTTAATTCTTACACACATTAGCTCTCGTTACCAAACAACAGAGCAGCATGATTTACTACTTCAGGAGGCAAAGGATACCTTTCCTTTAACGTTAATAGCATCAGATTTTATGCAAATTGAAATACCGAAGAATAGTTAA
- the zwf gene encoding glucose-6-phosphate dehydrogenase — MITQEHPKSIIVIFGATGDLAKRKLFPSIYRLVQNEKIGKNFAVVGVARRPWTTDEFRSNVSDSIQTSMKESKDLEEFTSHFYYHPFDVTNPSSYLELNGLLSELDGTYQTEGNRIFYLAMAPEFFGTIAQNLKKEGLTDTNGWSRLVIEKPFGHDLPSARKLNQEIREAFNEDQIYRIDHYLGKEMVQNIEVIRFANALFEPLWNNRYISNIQVTSSEILGVEDRGRYYENSGALRDMVQNHMLQMVALLAMEPPIKLTTDEIRSEKVKVLRALRAVAEDEVSQYFVRGQYGAGQLEDKQLVAYRDENNVDDDSQTETYVAGKLLIDNFRWAGVPFYIRTGKRMAAKSTKIVVQFKDIPMNLYYKKGETVPPNLLIIHIQPEEGITLQLNAKKDEDESGISKPVKLDLSNNFLDGINTPEAYEKLIYDCMRGDATNFTHWDEVALSWSFVDPISEAWTKGKAALASYPSGSMGPKEADELLKEDGNQWWPVN; from the coding sequence GTGATTACACAAGAACATCCAAAATCAATTATTGTCATTTTCGGAGCAACAGGTGATTTAGCAAAACGAAAGTTATTCCCATCTATCTACCGCCTTGTTCAAAATGAGAAAATCGGAAAAAACTTTGCCGTTGTTGGGGTAGCAAGAAGACCTTGGACAACTGATGAATTCCGTAGTAATGTTTCAGATTCTATTCAAACTTCAATGAAAGAATCCAAGGATCTAGAAGAATTCACATCTCATTTTTATTATCACCCATTTGATGTAACGAATCCATCATCCTACTTAGAATTAAATGGTCTGCTAAGTGAGCTTGATGGAACTTATCAAACAGAAGGCAATCGCATTTTCTATCTAGCAATGGCACCTGAGTTCTTTGGTACAATTGCACAAAATCTTAAAAAAGAAGGATTAACAGATACGAATGGCTGGAGCAGATTAGTAATCGAAAAACCATTTGGACACGATCTTCCTTCTGCTCGAAAACTGAACCAAGAAATTCGTGAAGCATTTAATGAAGATCAGATTTATCGTATTGACCATTACTTAGGGAAAGAAATGGTTCAAAACATTGAAGTAATTCGCTTTGCTAACGCCCTATTTGAGCCTTTATGGAATAATCGTTACATATCTAATATCCAAGTAACATCTAGTGAGATTTTAGGTGTGGAAGACCGAGGACGTTATTATGAGAATTCAGGTGCACTCCGTGATATGGTTCAAAACCATATGCTTCAAATGGTTGCTTTATTAGCGATGGAGCCGCCTATTAAACTGACTACTGATGAAATTAGAAGTGAAAAAGTAAAAGTTCTGAGAGCACTTAGAGCCGTTGCCGAAGATGAAGTTAGTCAATACTTTGTTAGAGGTCAATATGGTGCAGGTCAACTAGAAGATAAACAGCTAGTTGCCTATCGCGATGAAAATAATGTAGATGATGATTCTCAAACTGAAACTTATGTTGCCGGAAAATTATTAATTGATAACTTTAGATGGGCCGGTGTTCCTTTCTATATTAGAACTGGAAAACGAATGGCTGCAAAATCAACAAAAATTGTTGTTCAATTTAAAGATATTCCAATGAATTTATATTACAAAAAAGGTGAAACTGTTCCACCTAACTTGTTAATCATTCACATTCAACCTGAAGAAGGAATTACTCTTCAGTTAAATGCGAAAAAGGATGAAGATGAATCTGGCATCTCAAAACCAGTTAAGCTTGATTTATCTAATAATTTCCTTGATGGAATTAATACACCGGAAGCATATGAAAAATTAATTTATGACTGCATGCGTGGAGACGCCACTAACTTCACTCATTGGGACGAAGTAGCTTTATCATGGAGCTTTGTAGATCCAATTTCAGAAGCATGGACAAAAGGTAAAGCAGCTCTTGCAAGTTATCCTTCTGGATCAATGGGACCTAAAGAAGCAGATGAGCTTTTGAAGGAAGATGGAAATCAGTGGTGGCCTGTTAACTAA
- a CDS encoding phosphotriesterase family protein has product MMMKVETVTGPIALDQLGKTLSHEHFVFGYPGYNGDSTLGRFDYNHALTIGIQVAEKIMKHGVKTVLDPTPNECGRNVRLLRDISIQTGLQIVCGTGFYYEGEGATPYFKARAALGPAEEEIYEMFITELQNGIEDTGIKPGFIKLASSKNVITDYEKMFFRAAARAHKETGTIILTHTQEGTMGPEQADLLIELGVDPDCVVIGHMCGNTDVEYHRRTLEKGVRIGFDRIGLQGLAGCPTDQERLAVLVELLKEGFENRIFLAHDSVNIWLGRELVVPEAAIPSIANWHPTHIFENIVPQLRSLGITEQQLEILFTENIKSLFSISSKFANK; this is encoded by the coding sequence ATGATGATGAAAGTTGAGACGGTAACAGGTCCTATTGCCTTAGATCAGTTAGGGAAAACATTAAGTCATGAACACTTTGTATTTGGATATCCTGGTTACAATGGCGATAGTACTTTAGGTAGATTTGATTATAACCATGCTTTAACAATCGGTATACAAGTAGCGGAAAAGATCATGAAACATGGTGTCAAAACGGTTCTTGATCCAACACCAAATGAGTGTGGTAGAAATGTTCGTTTATTAAGAGATATATCCATTCAAACAGGCCTTCAAATTGTATGTGGAACAGGCTTTTATTATGAAGGAGAAGGGGCGACTCCATATTTTAAAGCTCGTGCAGCGTTAGGTCCTGCAGAAGAGGAAATATATGAAATGTTTATAACAGAGCTTCAAAATGGCATAGAGGATACTGGAATTAAGCCAGGGTTTATTAAACTTGCATCAAGTAAAAATGTAATAACAGACTACGAAAAAATGTTTTTTAGGGCAGCAGCTAGAGCACACAAAGAAACAGGTACCATTATTTTAACTCATACTCAGGAAGGGACTATGGGTCCTGAACAAGCTGATCTTTTAATAGAGCTCGGTGTTGATCCAGATTGTGTAGTTATTGGGCATATGTGTGGAAATACAGACGTCGAGTATCATAGGAGAACTCTAGAAAAGGGTGTGCGTATTGGTTTTGACCGAATTGGACTTCAGGGGCTTGCAGGATGTCCTACAGATCAAGAACGATTGGCTGTTCTTGTTGAGTTATTAAAGGAGGGCTTTGAAAACAGAATCTTCTTAGCGCATGACTCCGTTAACATTTGGTTAGGAAGAGAGCTGGTGGTCCCGGAAGCAGCTATACCTTCAATCGCAAATTGGCATCCTACGCATATTTTTGAGAATATTGTTCCACAGCTAAGATCTTTGGGGATTACTGAACAGCAGTTGGAGATTCTGTTTACTGAAAACATCAAATCGTTATTTTCGATCTCATCAAAATTTGCAAACAAATGA
- a CDS encoding long-chain fatty acid--CoA ligase yields the protein MEKYLEFYPKRVPKELTLPETTLIENLEISSRRYPDKTALNYYGKKISYRELYSEVLSLAGYLQANNVKKGDRVLLYMQNSPQWIISFYAVARAGAVVIPINPMNTSEELAFYVKDCEIKTAIVSQELFENVRALMNKSTIEHVVVGTYSDYIDSEPNLNLPQEVCALRQELPPEYTPWHEALSARYSPKEVDVSADDLVVMPYTSGTTGTPKGCMHTHKTVQANIITVGVWQSVTSESVHLLTLPLFHVTGMLHSCHGPLSGGCEIVIMTRWDRELARILIERYGVTHWTNISTMLIDFLANPNLIKDSLKTLEVIGGGGAPLPEAVGEKLYNLAGIRYAEGYGLSETIAHTHFNPPDRPKLQCLGIPSPNTQSKIIDPLTLQELGPNQEGEIVVRGPQVFKGYYNRPEENVNAFITIEGKTFFRTGDIAKYDDEGYYFIVDRIKRMINASGFKVWPTEVESKLYRHPAVQQACVVGVPDERKGEQVKAFIVLNEENKGKVTEQDIIDWSKTQLAAYKYPRVIEFRDKLPTTSSGKLLWRKLQEEERNKLVAGGEK from the coding sequence GTGGAAAAATATTTAGAATTTTATCCAAAACGCGTACCGAAAGAATTAACACTCCCAGAAACAACCCTCATTGAAAACTTAGAAATATCTTCAAGACGTTATCCTGATAAAACTGCCCTTAATTATTATGGAAAAAAGATTTCGTATCGAGAACTATATTCAGAGGTTCTTAGTTTAGCTGGATATCTTCAAGCAAACAATGTGAAAAAAGGAGATCGTGTTCTCCTTTATATGCAAAACTCTCCACAGTGGATCATTTCATTTTATGCAGTTGCTCGAGCAGGAGCAGTCGTAATTCCAATAAACCCCATGAATACAAGTGAAGAATTAGCCTTTTATGTAAAGGATTGTGAAATAAAAACAGCTATTGTTTCGCAGGAGCTTTTTGAAAATGTCCGAGCATTAATGAACAAAAGCACAATCGAGCATGTTGTTGTAGGAACATACTCTGATTATATTGATTCAGAACCTAATTTGAATCTTCCACAAGAGGTTTGTGCTCTTCGTCAGGAACTTCCACCAGAATATACTCCATGGCACGAGGCTCTCTCAGCTAGATATTCACCTAAAGAAGTGGATGTAAGTGCTGATGACTTAGTTGTTATGCCTTATACGTCTGGAACAACTGGTACTCCAAAGGGATGTATGCATACCCATAAAACGGTCCAAGCAAATATTATTACGGTTGGTGTATGGCAAAGTGTAACAAGCGAATCGGTGCATTTATTAACACTTCCGTTATTTCATGTAACGGGTATGCTTCATAGTTGTCATGGTCCGTTATCAGGTGGTTGTGAAATCGTCATTATGACAAGATGGGACAGAGAACTTGCAAGGATACTAATCGAACGGTACGGTGTTACACATTGGACGAATATAAGTACGATGTTAATAGACTTTTTGGCAAACCCTAATCTTATCAAAGATTCTCTTAAAACGTTGGAGGTGATTGGTGGAGGTGGTGCTCCGTTACCTGAGGCTGTTGGAGAGAAATTATATAATTTAGCCGGTATTAGATATGCAGAAGGTTATGGACTTTCTGAAACAATTGCTCACACTCACTTTAACCCACCAGATCGGCCTAAGTTGCAATGTCTCGGGATTCCATCTCCAAATACTCAATCCAAAATCATAGATCCACTCACTTTACAAGAACTAGGGCCAAATCAAGAAGGAGAGATTGTTGTCCGGGGCCCTCAGGTGTTTAAAGGGTATTATAACCGACCAGAAGAGAATGTTAATGCGTTTATAACCATTGAAGGTAAAACGTTCTTTAGAACGGGCGATATCGCAAAATATGACGATGAAGGCTATTATTTTATCGTAGATCGTATTAAGAGAATGATTAATGCATCAGGATTTAAAGTGTGGCCAACTGAAGTTGAATCAAAACTTTATAGACACCCTGCTGTCCAACAGGCTTGTGTTGTTGGTGTACCTGATGAAAGAAAGGGTGAGCAGGTTAAGGCATTCATTGTTTTAAATGAAGAAAATAAGGGCAAAGTTACGGAACAAGACATCATTGATTGGTCTAAAACACAATTAGCTGCTTATAAGTATCCTAGAGTGATAGAATTCAGAGACAAACTCCCGACAACGAGCAGTGGAAAGTTATTATGGAGAAAACTGCAGGAAGAAGAAAGAAACAAGTTAGTCGCGGGGGGAGAAAAATGA
- the gndA gene encoding NADP-dependent phosphogluconate dehydrogenase codes for MSKQQIGVIGLAVMGKNLALNIESRGFSVSVFNRSAEKTEEFLTEAKGKNVVGTYSIEEFVQSLETPRKILLMVKAGVPTDATIEQLLPHLDKGDILIDGGNTLYTDTQRRNKELAESGIHFIGTGVSGGEEGALKGPSIMPGGQKEAFDLVQPILEAISAKVNGDPCCTYIGPDGAGHYVKMVHNGIEYGDMQLISEAYFLLKNVLGLTADELHEVFAEWNKGELDSYLIEITADIFTKKDDETGKPLVDVILDTAGQKGTGKWTSKSALDLGVPLPIITESVFARFISAMKEERQKASKILSGPAAKKYEGNKEELIEAVRRALYMSKIVSYAQGFAQMRAASEEYNWDLKYGDIAMIFRGGCIIRAAFLQKIKDAYDKEPQLANLLLDDYFKEIVEGYQGALRQILTVAIENGVPVPCFSSALAYYDSYRTETLPANLLQAQRDYFGAHTYQRVDKEGIFHTEWMEK; via the coding sequence ATGTCGAAACAACAAATTGGTGTTATTGGTTTGGCTGTAATGGGTAAAAACTTAGCTTTAAATATTGAAAGTCGTGGATTTTCAGTATCTGTTTTCAACCGTTCAGCAGAAAAAACTGAGGAATTTTTAACAGAAGCAAAAGGGAAAAACGTGGTGGGTACATACAGTATTGAAGAATTTGTTCAATCATTAGAAACTCCACGAAAAATTCTTTTAATGGTTAAAGCTGGTGTACCAACAGATGCAACAATCGAACAGCTTCTACCACATCTTGATAAAGGTGATATTTTAATTGACGGTGGTAACACACTATATACAGATACACAACGTCGTAACAAAGAACTAGCTGAGAGTGGAATCCATTTCATAGGTACAGGCGTTTCAGGTGGAGAAGAAGGCGCGTTAAAAGGACCTTCTATTATGCCAGGTGGACAGAAAGAAGCGTTTGATTTAGTTCAACCAATTCTTGAAGCTATTTCTGCAAAAGTAAATGGCGATCCTTGCTGTACGTATATTGGTCCAGATGGAGCTGGACACTATGTGAAAATGGTTCATAACGGAATTGAGTATGGAGATATGCAGTTAATTTCTGAAGCATATTTCTTATTGAAAAATGTATTAGGTTTAACGGCAGACGAGCTTCATGAAGTATTTGCTGAGTGGAACAAAGGTGAGCTTGACAGTTACTTAATTGAAATTACAGCAGATATTTTCACAAAGAAAGATGATGAAACTGGAAAACCTCTAGTGGACGTTATTCTTGATACAGCAGGTCAAAAAGGGACAGGTAAATGGACGAGTAAGAGTGCTCTTGACCTAGGTGTACCTCTTCCAATTATTACTGAATCAGTATTTGCTCGTTTCATTTCAGCTATGAAAGAAGAGCGTCAAAAAGCTAGCAAAATTCTTTCAGGTCCAGCTGCTAAAAAATATGAGGGTAACAAAGAAGAGCTTATTGAAGCGGTTCGTAGAGCTTTATATATGAGTAAGATTGTTTCTTATGCTCAAGGTTTTGCTCAAATGAGAGCAGCTTCTGAAGAGTATAACTGGGATTTAAAATATGGTGATATTGCGATGATCTTCCGTGGTGGATGTATTATCCGTGCAGCTTTCCTACAAAAAATTAAAGATGCATATGATAAAGAACCACAATTAGCAAACCTATTACTAGATGATTATTTCAAAGAAATTGTTGAAGGGTATCAAGGTGCACTTCGTCAAATCTTAACTGTAGCAATCGAAAATGGAGTTCCAGTACCATGCTTCTCATCTGCACTTGCATACTATGATAGCTATCGTACTGAAACGCTTCCTGCGAACCTTTTACAAGCACAACGTGACTACTTTGGTGCTCACACTTATCAACGTGTTGATAAAGAAGGGATTTTCCATACTGAGTGGATGGAAAAATAA
- a CDS encoding DNA polymerase IV: MAEQPVNQRRIILHVDMNSFYASVEMAFDPSLKGKPLAIAGNVEERKGIIVTCSYEARSKGVKATMPLWQARKLCPELIVRKPNFDRYRTASRAMFELLREYTELVEPVSIDEGYMDLSEFPGSKPLEIASSIQNRLLEELLLPCSIGIAPNKFLAKMASNMKKPLGITILRKRDLSNKLWPLAANEMHGIGEKTAEKLKTIGIHTIYDLAHADIGEVKSLLGINGERLIQRANGNDLREVNPNSIYDFKSIGNSTTLSKDTTNETQINEVLRKLAHSVSLRMKRKEVLANKIFVTIRYSNLKTITRSKTMKNPVGEEDDIYHEVKDLFFNHWNEEPIRLLGITGQDLVEREDAVKQLDLFSFENDAKDEPILSVIDQINQKYGSQLIKRGVKGKQEEPGTPGISFNKDF; encoded by the coding sequence ATGGCGGAGCAACCTGTAAATCAAAGAAGAATTATTTTACATGTTGATATGAATAGCTTTTATGCTTCAGTGGAAATGGCATTTGATCCTTCTCTTAAAGGAAAGCCTTTAGCAATAGCAGGGAATGTTGAGGAACGAAAAGGAATTATTGTTACATGCAGCTATGAAGCACGTTCGAAGGGTGTAAAAGCAACTATGCCTCTTTGGCAAGCTCGTAAGCTTTGTCCTGAATTAATTGTAAGAAAACCAAACTTTGATCGATATCGAACAGCATCTCGTGCAATGTTTGAATTATTAAGGGAATATACAGAATTAGTAGAGCCTGTTTCAATTGATGAAGGTTATATGGACTTAAGTGAATTTCCTGGATCAAAACCACTAGAGATTGCAAGTTCTATTCAAAATAGGCTTTTGGAGGAACTGTTGCTGCCTTGTAGTATTGGAATTGCTCCCAATAAGTTTCTAGCTAAAATGGCATCAAATATGAAAAAGCCACTTGGAATTACGATTTTAAGGAAAAGAGATTTATCGAATAAATTGTGGCCTCTGGCAGCAAACGAAATGCATGGTATCGGTGAGAAAACAGCTGAAAAGCTAAAAACAATAGGGATTCATACTATTTATGATTTAGCACATGCTGATATAGGGGAAGTAAAAAGCTTACTGGGTATTAACGGTGAACGTCTCATACAAAGAGCGAACGGAAACGATTTAAGAGAAGTTAACCCTAATTCAATCTATGATTTTAAGAGCATTGGTAATTCTACTACGTTGTCTAAGGATACGACGAATGAAACTCAAATTAATGAAGTGTTAAGAAAGTTAGCTCATTCCGTATCTCTTCGAATGAAAAGGAAAGAAGTTTTAGCTAACAAAATTTTTGTCACAATTCGTTATAGTAACTTAAAAACTATTACAAGAAGTAAAACAATGAAAAACCCTGTTGGAGAAGAGGATGATATTTATCATGAAGTAAAAGATCTCTTTTTCAATCACTGGAATGAAGAGCCTATTCGATTACTTGGCATAACTGGACAGGATTTAGTTGAAAGGGAAGATGCAGTAAAGCAATTGGATTTGTTCTCATTTGAAAATGATGCAAAAGACGAACCGATACTTTCCGTTATTGATCAGATCAATCAAAAATACGGAAGTCAGCTTATTAAACGTGGAGTAAAAGGAAAACAAGAGGAACCTGGAACACCGGGGATAAGCTTTAATAAAGATTTTTGA